Sequence from the Microbacterium sp. 1.5R genome:
GCGATCGCGAAGGCGGTGTCGGCGAGGGTGAACACCAGTCCGCCATGCGTGATGGCGAACCCGTTCAGCATGTCGTCGCGCACGGTCATCGAGACGACGGCCTCTCCGGGGGCGTCCTCCTCGACGGTCATGCCGAGCATCTGCGATGCGGCATCGCGCTGCATCATCTCTCTCATGCGGCGAGGACCTCGGGTGTCGGCTGCTTGTTCACCAGCGTGAGCACGTCGTAGGTGGCGACGAGCTCGTCGCTCTGATTGCGGATCACCGCGTCCCAGCGCACCTCTCCGTACTCGTCCGTCTCACGCGGCGTGATCTGCTTCGCGGTCAGCTCGACGCGGATCGTGTCGCCGGGGGAGACCGGCGTGATGAATCGCAGGTTCTCCAGACCGTAGTTCGCGAGCACGGGTCCGGGCTCCGGATCAACGAAGAGACCCGCGGCCCACGAGACGAGCAGGTAGCCGTGCGCGACCCGTCCGGGGAAGAACGGGTTCGCGGCGGCGGATGCCTCGTCCATGTGGGCGTAGAACGTGTCGCCCGTGAAGTGCGCGAACGTCTCGATGTCGGCGAGGGTCACCTCGCGCGGGCCGGAGACGATCTGGTCGCCGATGCGGAGTTCCGCGAGCGACTTGCGGAACGGATGCCGACCGTCGCTGCGCGCGGCGGCCCCCGCGTGCCAGACACCCGTCAAGGCAGTCAGCATCTCGGGTGAACCCTGCACCGCCGTGCGCTGCATGTGATGCAGCACCGCACGGATGCCGCCGAGCTCCTCGCCGCCGCCGGCTCGACCGGGGCCGCCGTGCACGAGGTTGGGCAGGGGCGATCCGTGCCCGGTCGACGATCGTGCATCGTCGCGGTCGAGCAGCAGCATCCGGCCGTTGAACGGTGCGATGCGCGTGGCGAGCTCGACGGCCTGCGCCGGGTCATGCGTGGCGATGCTGGTGACCAGCGAGCCGCCACCTCGGGCGACGAGCGCTGCGGCCTCGGCGATGGTGTCGTAGGTGAGCAGCGACGACACGGGGCCGAAGGCCTCGATCGAGTGCGCCGCGTCGGACTGCGAGTCCTCGAAGCGCAGCAGCAGCGGCGACACGAAGGCTCCGTCGGGTGCGGTGCCGGTGCTGCCGTCTGCGCGACGGACCTCGGGAGCATCCGTCGTCCCGACGACGACCTGCCCGCCCGCCGCCTGTAGGCGATCCACCTGGCGCAGCACCTCATCGCGCTGCCCCGTCGAGGCCAGGGGACCCATGGTGACGCCCTCGGCGCGGGGGTCGCCCAGCACGGTCTTCTCAGCGAGGCGCGCCTGCACGGCGCCGATGATCGCGTCGGCCGAGCCCGCCGGCACGATCGCTCGCCGGATGGCCGTGCACTTCTGGCCGGCCTTGCTCGTCATCTCGGTGACGAGCTGGCGCACGTAGGCGTCGAACTCCGGGGTGCCCTCGATCGCGTCGGTGCCGAGCACCGAGGCGTTGATCGAGTCGGTCTCGGCGGTGAACCGCACACCGCCGGTCTGCACTGCGGCGTGGGCTTTGAGGCTCTCCGCGGTCGACGCGCTGCCGGTGAACCCGACGATGTCGCCGAGCCGCAGGTTCTCGAACAGGTCAGGCACGCTGCCGCTGACGAGCTGCAGCGATCCGTCGGGCAGCAGTCCCGATTCGACGAGGATGCGCACCATCGCCTCGGCGACGTAGCCCGTGGGCGTCGCGGGCTTCACGAGCGTCGGCATGCCGGCGAGGAACGCGGGTGCGAACTTCTCGAGCGAACCCCACACCGGGAAGTTGAACGCGTTGAT
This genomic interval carries:
- the paaZ gene encoding phenylacetic acid degradation bifunctional protein PaaZ, which codes for MTEYLPSYVQGEWWTPSSPTRSTEVRDASTGDVVAVVSSVGLDLAGALEYARSIGQKSLGALTFHQRAVLLKQLALALTERKDELYALSARTGATKADSWVDIDGGIGVLFSYSGKGRRELPNSRVHVDGPVEPLSKDGSFLGRHVYTTLPGVAVQINAFNFPVWGSLEKFAPAFLAGMPTLVKPATPTGYVAEAMVRILVESGLLPDGSLQLVSGSVPDLFENLRLGDIVGFTGSASTAESLKAHAAVQTGGVRFTAETDSINASVLGTDAIEGTPEFDAYVRQLVTEMTSKAGQKCTAIRRAIVPAGSADAIIGAVQARLAEKTVLGDPRAEGVTMGPLASTGQRDEVLRQVDRLQAAGGQVVVGTTDAPEVRRADGSTGTAPDGAFVSPLLLRFEDSQSDAAHSIEAFGPVSSLLTYDTIAEAAALVARGGGSLVTSIATHDPAQAVELATRIAPFNGRMLLLDRDDARSSTGHGSPLPNLVHGGPGRAGGGEELGGIRAVLHHMQRTAVQGSPEMLTALTGVWHAGAAARSDGRHPFRKSLAELRIGDQIVSGPREVTLADIETFAHFTGDTFYAHMDEASAAANPFFPGRVAHGYLLVSWAAGLFVDPEPGPVLANYGLENLRFITPVSPGDTIRVELTAKQITPRETDEYGEVRWDAVIRNQSDELVATYDVLTLVNKQPTPEVLAA